A genomic window from Cyanobacteria bacterium FACHB-DQ100 includes:
- a CDS encoding glycosyltransferase family 1 protein, with product MAISGERPRIALISVHGDPAIEIGKEEAGGQNVYVRQVGEALSRQGWQVDMFTRRSTADQLEIVQHNPHCRTIRLTAGPKEFIPRDDLFGYLPEFVQNFQQFQTDLGVEYPLVHTNYWLSSWVGMTLKKLQGSKQIHTYHSLGAVKYQSVSAIPMIAKTRLATEKQCLETAERIVATSPQEQEHMRSLVSQHGNIDIIPCGTDIKRFGQISRAEAREVLGLNQDDKIVLYVGRFDRRKGIETAVRAVGRLQHENLKLIIGGGSRPGQSDGMERDRIEGIVNELGLQDITLFPGRLGLENLHLYYAAADVSVVPSHYEPFGLVAIEAMASGTPVVASDVGGLQFTVIPEETGLLAPPKDDAAFAQAIDRILSDSAYRYQLGRAGRDRVEQMFSWDGVASQLGKLYQQVLSVPTVERSAVSA from the coding sequence ATGGCTATCTCAGGTGAGCGTCCCCGGATCGCATTGATTTCCGTGCATGGCGATCCCGCGATCGAAATTGGCAAAGAAGAAGCGGGCGGGCAGAATGTCTACGTGCGGCAAGTGGGCGAAGCGCTCTCGCGGCAGGGGTGGCAGGTCGATATGTTTACTCGTCGATCGACTGCTGATCAGCTTGAGATTGTGCAGCATAATCCACATTGCCGCACGATTCGGCTCACCGCAGGCCCGAAAGAATTTATTCCGCGTGATGATCTGTTTGGTTATTTGCCGGAATTTGTGCAGAATTTTCAGCAGTTCCAAACTGATTTGGGCGTTGAATACCCGTTAGTGCACACCAATTATTGGCTATCGTCTTGGGTTGGCATGACGCTGAAAAAGCTCCAAGGCTCGAAGCAGATTCACACTTATCATTCATTAGGAGCCGTTAAGTATCAATCGGTTTCAGCGATTCCGATGATTGCAAAGACGCGGCTTGCAACGGAAAAACAATGTCTCGAAACCGCAGAGCGGATTGTTGCCACCAGCCCTCAAGAGCAGGAACATATGCGATCGCTCGTTTCGCAGCACGGCAACATTGATATCATTCCTTGTGGAACTGATATCAAGCGGTTTGGTCAAATTTCTCGCGCTGAAGCTCGTGAGGTTCTGGGATTGAATCAAGATGACAAGATTGTGCTGTATGTGGGACGGTTCGATCGACGTAAAGGCATTGAAACCGCAGTCCGCGCTGTCGGGCGATTACAGCACGAGAATCTGAAATTGATTATCGGCGGTGGCAGTCGTCCGGGACAAAGCGATGGGATGGAGCGCGATCGCATTGAAGGGATTGTAAATGAATTAGGCTTGCAAGATATCACGCTGTTTCCCGGTCGTTTGGGGCTGGAGAATTTGCACTTGTACTATGCTGCGGCAGATGTTTCGGTGGTGCCGAGTCATTATGAGCCGTTTGGATTGGTGGCGATCGAAGCAATGGCAAGCGGTACTCCGGTGGTGGCCTCAGATGTGGGTGGATTGCAGTTTACGGTGATTCCTGAAGAGACTGGACTGTTAGCACCCCCGAAAGATGATGCGGCATTTGCACAAGCGATCGATCGAATCTTATCTGATTCAGCTTACCGCTATCAGTTGGGACGGGCGGGACGCGATCGGGTTGAACAGATGTTTAGCTGGGATGGAGTAGCCTCTCAGTTGGGCAAGCTGTATCAGCAAGTATTAAGTGTGCCTACGGTTGAGCGATCGGCGGTGAGTGCATAG
- the hpxZ gene encoding oxalurate catabolism protein HpxZ — protein MEINLPDVLAEVTALFEQYEKALISNDVAVLDQLFWQSPHTIRYGATENLYGYEAIAQFRAGRSAVGLDRTLHHTVITTYGQDFATANTEFVRSGKTGRQSQTWMRTADGWKVIAAHVSLM, from the coding sequence ATGGAAATTAACCTTCCTGATGTGTTGGCGGAAGTGACTGCCCTTTTTGAACAATATGAAAAGGCTTTAATTAGTAATGATGTTGCGGTGTTAGATCAGCTTTTTTGGCAAAGTCCGCATACGATTCGCTATGGTGCAACTGAGAATTTATATGGCTATGAAGCGATCGCGCAATTTCGGGCAGGGCGATCGGCGGTGGGACTCGATCGAACCCTACACCATACAGTGATCACCACTTACGGGCAGGATTTTGCTACAGCAAATACGGAGTTTGTCCGCTCTGGTAAAACTGGACGACAAAGCCAAACCTGGATGCGAACGGCTGACGGTTGGAAAGTTATCGCCGCGCACGTTTCGCTAATGTAA